TGCGAGCGTGGCTGAAACATGAGGCGGGGCATATTGACGTTATCAATAGCCACAACTCCGTTGACACCTGGCTTGTCGCGCTGGCCAGCGCGACGCTGCGTAACCCGCCGCCGCTGGTGCGTACCCGTCACGCTTCCGGCAAGCCGCGAAATAACCGTGGGACGCGATGGTTGTTTGGCACCGCCTGCGCGCATGTGGTGACGACCGGTGAAGCGTTGCGTCATCAGCTTGAAGAGATCGGCGTGCCGCTTTCTCACAGCACTTCTGTGCCAAGCGGCGTCGATACCGCGCGGTTTAAGCCAGGCGATAAACACGCGGCGCGCCAGGATTGCGGACTGAGTGAAGACGATTTCTGGCTTGGCGTGGTCTCGCATTTGCGTCCAAACAAAGGCCATAGCGTGTTGTTACAGGCGCTGGCGCAAATCGATAATCCGCATATCCGGCTGGCGATTGTTGGCGAAGGGCCGCACCGCGCCGCGCTGGAGCAGGAAATTGCCGCGCTGGGGTTGCAAACACGTGTGGTAATGGCCGGGCATCAGCGCGAGCCGCAGAAGTGGTTTCCGGCGTTTGATATCGCACTGAGCCCGTCGCACGACATGGAAGGCGTGCCGCAGGGCGTTTTGCAGTCGCTGGCGTCGCGCGTTGCGACCATCGCCACGGACGCGGGCGGCACGGCGGATGCCGTCATTGATAATCAAACCGGATTATTAGTCGGCCAGCGGGACGCGCAGGCGTTAAAAGCCGCTATCATGCGGCTCTATGACGACGCGGCGCTGCGCGAGCGGCTGGCGCAGCAGGGTTATGAGTACCTGTGCAGCCATTTCACGCGTGACTGTATGCTGGATGCGATGGAGCAGGTGTTCCGAAACGCCAGCCGTCAGGCCAGCAGTTCACGATAAAGCGCATTGAGTTCCTGGGCCATTCTTTCCAGCGTCCAGGGCTCTGCGGTGCGTCGCGCGGCGCTGATATAATCTTTCCCGGCGGCGCGCCCTGTCAGCCACTGACCAATCGCCTCGCTATAGCCGGGCGCATCAAGCGCATCACGCACCCAGCCATTCTCGCCCTCCTGCACCCATTCCGCTGCGCCGCAGCCGTGGCTCGTTAACAGCGGCAGGCCGCAGGCGAGCGCTTCCACGCAGACATTAGGGAACGGATCGTAGAGCGTCGGCAAAATCAGGGCATCAGCGCTGCCATACACCGTTTTGATATCCGCGATCGGGCCGAGAAATTTGACGCGCGCCGCGACGCCAAGCTTGTGCGCCAGCGCTTCGAAACGGCGCGCGTGTTTATCGCGTCCGGCCACCAGCAGCCAGACGGTGGGGTGGTCAACTATCGCTTTCAGCGCTACCGCAACGCCTTTACGGGCAAATCCGGAACCGACGTAAGCGAGTACCGGCGCATCAGCCGGAACACCCAGCTCGCTTCGAAGTGAGTGCTCACGTACTGAGGGGTGAAACATTGACGTATCAACACCGTTATAAATCACCGTCAGTTGATTATCCGCCAGTCCGAAACGGCGGGCGATATCGTCGCGCACCATTCGGGAGTTACAAATCACTTTGCGAAGTTTCGGATGCATAAACATCTCGCGCTCCGCTTTGAGAATGTAACGATGATACGCGCTAAAGGACTGCGCCCAGCGTGCCAGCGGCGACTGAATACGATGGTATTGTTCAAGCCAGGCAGCGTGCACACCATCGCCGGCGCGAAAAATCGTGGCACCCGGGATACGCTCGTGACTTTGCACGATATCAAATGCTGCAAACTGCGCGGCGGCGGCGGCGGCAAAACCGGCCTCACGCGCTTTACGATTGCGAAACGGCGGATCGACCGTCAGCGTTTGCCAGCCCGCGCCGCTTTCCCACTGGCGGGCAATCAGCGTGACATCCAGCTCGCCGCTTTGCGACAGCACATTCAGCGCGCGCGAAACAAAGCGCTCCGCGCCGCCGTTAGGGTTCCAGGTCTGTCTGACGATGGCCAGTTTCATGCAGGCGTTTCCAGCAGCAGAGTATCGATAGCGCTCAGCACCTGTTGAGGCGTAATGGCGGTGATGCAGTCAGAGACGCCGCTGTCGCCGCAGCCTGCTTTACCGCAGGGCTGACAGGTAAAGCCTGCAGTGATAACGCGATGCGATACGCCCCAGGGCGACCATTTAATGGCACCGGTCGGCCCGAAAATCGCGACGGTGGGCGTGCCGACGGCGCTTGCCAGATGCATCGGCATCGAATCGACGCCGAAGTAAATCCGGGCGTGTTTCATCAGCGCGCCAAGCTGTTTCAGGTTCAGTTGGCCGCTCAGATCAAATACTGGCTGTGTCAGCGCAGCGCGAAGTTTATCCATATACTCT
This sequence is a window from Cronobacter sakazakii. Protein-coding genes within it:
- a CDS encoding glycosyltransferase family 4 protein; protein product: MHIVHTEADGGKGGQPLRIINESLGMQARGHQVTIVCPEEVPLNSLARDAGLTVVNLPVGRKKIPNLLRLRAWLKHEAGHIDVINSHNSVDTWLVALASATLRNPPPLVRTRHASGKPRNNRGTRWLFGTACAHVVTTGEALRHQLEEIGVPLSHSTSVPSGVDTARFKPGDKHAARQDCGLSEDDFWLGVVSHLRPNKGHSVLLQALAQIDNPHIRLAIVGEGPHRAALEQEIAALGLQTRVVMAGHQREPQKWFPAFDIALSPSHDMEGVPQGVLQSLASRVATIATDAGGTADAVIDNQTGLLVGQRDAQALKAAIMRLYDDAALRERLAQQGYEYLCSHFTRDCMLDAMEQVFRNASRQASSSR
- a CDS encoding glycosyltransferase family 4 protein, which codes for MKLAIVRQTWNPNGGAERFVSRALNVLSQSGELDVTLIARQWESGAGWQTLTVDPPFRNRKAREAGFAAAAAAQFAAFDIVQSHERIPGATIFRAGDGVHAAWLEQYHRIQSPLARWAQSFSAYHRYILKAEREMFMHPKLRKVICNSRMVRDDIARRFGLADNQLTVIYNGVDTSMFHPSVREHSLRSELGVPADAPVLAYVGSGFARKGVAVALKAIVDHPTVWLLVAGRDKHARRFEALAHKLGVAARVKFLGPIADIKTVYGSADALILPTLYDPFPNVCVEALACGLPLLTSHGCGAAEWVQEGENGWVRDALDAPGYSEAIGQWLTGRAAGKDYISAARRTAEPWTLERMAQELNALYRELLA